Proteins found in one Orcinus orca chromosome 11, mOrcOrc1.1, whole genome shotgun sequence genomic segment:
- the LOC101271671 gene encoding LOW QUALITY PROTEIN: uroporphyrinogen-III synthase-like (The sequence of the model RefSeq protein was modified relative to this genomic sequence to represent the inferred CDS: inserted 2 bases in 1 codon; substituted 1 base at 1 genomic stop codon) gives MKVLLLEDPKEDDCGQDPYIRELGLYGLEATLIPVLSFEFLFLPSFSEKLSHPEGYGGLIFTSPRAVEAVXLCLEKDNKTXVWRKSLKEKWNAKLVYVVGNATASLVNKIGLHTEGENCGNAEKLAECICSRESSALPLLFPCGTLKREILPKMLKDKGISGESLTIYQTIPHPGIQGNLNSYYSQQGIPASITFFRPSGLTHSLKHIQELSGDNTDQIKVRLTAPLGGQDCLSCIDTDGPSLHPSWHAHSGRCPGTEHGHQHWAVWGTALGHCLQPGSSPAGRLRWPSQARGGESESRALQTPSLL, from the exons ATGAAGGTTCTTTTACTGGAAGACCCTAAGGAGGACGACTGTGGCCAGGATCCCTACATCAGGGAATTAGGATTATATGGACTTGAAGCCACTTTGATCCCTGTTTTATCATTtgagtttttgtttcttcccagTTTTTCGGAGAAGCTGTCTCACCCTGAAGGTTACGGGGGCCTCATTTTTACCAGCCCCAGAGCAGTGGAAGCAGTGTAACTGTGTTTGGAGAAAGACAATAAAAC GGTCTGGAGAaagtctctgaaagaaaaatggaatgcTAAGTTAGTGTATGTGGTGGGAAATGCTACTGCTTCTCTAGTGAATAAAATTGGCCTGCATACAGAAGGAGAAAACTGTGGAAATGCAGAAAAGCTTGCAGAGTGCATTTGTTCTAGGGAGTCGTCAGCACTGCCTCTTCTGTTTCCCTGTGGAACCCTCAAAAGAGAAATCCTGCCGAAAATGCTCAAGGACAAAGGGATTTCCGGGGAGAGCTTAACCATCTACCAGACGATCCCACACCCAGGAATCCAGGGGAACCTCAACAGCTACTATTCCCAGCAGGGCATTCCAGCCAGCATCACGTTTTTCAGACCCTCTGGCCTGACACACAGTCTCAAGCATATTCAAGAGTTATCTGGTGACAACACTGACCAGATTAAGGTGCGGCTCACAGCACCCCTGGGGGGTCAGGACTGTCTCAGTTGTATAGACACTGacggcccctccctccaccccagttGGCACGCTCACTCCGGTCGGTGCCCAGGGACGGAGCACGGGCATCAGCACTGGGCTGTCTGGGGCACTGCTCTGGGACACTGTCTGCAGCCTGGGTCCAGCCCTGCAGGAAGGCTCCGTTGGCCCAGCCAGGCCCGTGGTGGTGAGTCCGAGAGCAGAGCTCTCCAGACGCCCTCTCTCCTGTGA